The Petrotoga sp. 9PW.55.5.1 genome contains a region encoding:
- a CDS encoding helix-turn-helix domain-containing protein — protein MSRKGKYSKETKIKACEDYISRKGSFESIAKSVGCDESSLRDWYYRYIEHGEKAFEITKRNKSYSKEFKISVVKKYIDGKYSAMDLSAKYNINSRLIRNWINKYYNGIELKDYDPKGDVYTMESRKTTYKERVELAEWVINNDMNYKKAADKYGIKYSSVYKWTKMYLNKGPESLKYRKRGPKSKTQINEDELTEMQRLKLELERERAKNKRLSFALEVHKKKEKFQRERKFRE, from the coding sequence ATGTCGAGAAAAGGGAAATATAGTAAAGAAACAAAGATAAAAGCATGTGAAGATTACATATCAAGAAAAGGAAGTTTTGAAAGCATAGCAAAATCAGTGGGATGTGATGAATCATCTTTAAGAGATTGGTATTACAGATATATAGAACATGGAGAAAAAGCATTTGAAATAACAAAAAGAAATAAATCATACAGTAAAGAATTCAAGATATCTGTAGTTAAAAAATACATAGATGGAAAATATTCAGCCATGGATTTATCTGCTAAATACAATATAAATTCTCGTTTAATTCGTAATTGGATAAATAAGTATTATAATGGTATAGAGCTGAAAGATTATGATCCGAAAGGAGATGTCTATACCATGGAATCAAGAAAAACTACATACAAAGAAAGAGTAGAATTAGCAGAATGGGTAATAAACAACGATATGAACTACAAAAAAGCTGCAGATAAATATGGAATTAAATATTCTTCAGTATATAAATGGACAAAGATGTATTTAAACAAAGGTCCTGAATCACTCAAATATAGAAAACGTGGTCCTAAATCTAAAACTCAAATAAACGAAGATGAACTTACAGAAATGCAGAGATTAAAACTAGAGTTAGAAAGGGAAAGAGCTAAGAACAAAAGATTATCATTTGCATTAGAAGTACATAAAAAAAAAGAGAAATTCCAAAGAGAAAGAAAATTTCGAGAGTAA